Genomic segment of Sarcophilus harrisii chromosome 4, mSarHar1.11, whole genome shotgun sequence:
aataacaaaataatcccTAATATTAATCAGAGATATgaagttattttattaaatttcccTTTTATATCTTAAAACTCTTACACTCAGAAAAACCTATAGATACTGAGTTCTATACTATGGGTAAAGGCAAAGACCTTAAAATCCTGTTTCCTCCTTGAggcatttacaattttttttaacagtcttAGTCTTTTACCTGTGCCCATTGGTATAGCTGCTCCAACTGGGCTTTGTCCAGGTCAGAGGTCCCTATGGCCACGACCTTTTTGTTCTGAACCAAGTTCTCTAGTTCTTCCCAATAAGGCTGTAGATGCTCCAAGGCAAGATTAACTCCATCTTCAACAGGGGGTGAAGCAATGATCACAGAATCCAGCTGAGCAATTCCCAGAGCAGAGCATGCTGACAGGAGAGCAGACAGAGCAGAATATTCAGACAGTTCTGGACCACACATCTGAAAGATGCATTTCCAATACTCTTGAAGCAGCTCCCAGGATCCTGTCCACACTCCAGGCCAGCTTCTGATCCAATTGTCTGTCTCTCCCCACACCCCTTCTTTTAATTTATCTCCTGTCTTGTTTTGTCTAGCAGACAAGTGACTATTACTTCCTCCCTGTACTTCCAGAGCACACAGTCTTATGTGAGGCCTCTAACTGTGGACAGTGTGGCCCCTTTCTTCTGCGTCTGAGACTCCTGCTGGGAAGTCTCCATTTCTTCACTGCTCTTGCTgtaaaggtagaaagaaaaaaaaatctacccacACCATGCTACCTCAAGTATATGCCTCTAAAAGTTTCCTGATTAATATTTTTAGATCCTTCCTTATCTAAAATTAAGACTCTGGTAAATGAATTTGCATTCTTCTACATTTATAGAAACAAGTAATTGACTTTCATAAAGCATAAGCATTTATCAGTATCAGCATGTTTTTAAACATGactgctcattttaaagatggaaagttATAAACTGTTTATTTCAgttgtcaacaacaatacttttcCATTagttacagggaaaaaaaaacattatccaCCTAATACTAAAGTGACTACAGAGCTGCAAGGGGACGTTGTGGAAAACATTAGACAGGGTAAACTATAATTTTGTGCTATTTCTCAGAtagcaataaaattaataaaacaccACTAAAAATGATAACCTGGGTTCTACCATATTCAACAGTGTACTTAGTTGTAAGGCAAAGACTACTTTTAATGTACCAAAATAATCACCTATTATCAACCTTATATATTAGAATGAATCATACTTCCTGTGTCTGAAATTTAAAGGAGtctttaaaacagaaaatgattTCTCACAAGATTAGTCTATTTTCTCTGATGTCAACTAGTGGCAATTTATAagactatattaatataaattcCAATATTAAGGAAAAAGCAGTTCAGTTCTTGCTTACCCATTTCAACCGCACTTCTCATTGATGAAGAGTTTGATCCCACAATAAACAGTTTTGCTGGGcaccaaataaaaacaaaacaagttggTAAGCATTCACTTTTCaatgctaaataaaaaaaaagaatatacaataTGTTTCAAAGTACTCAAGAATTCTTAGCTCTCTATACTATAGAAAGTTTATGTCTATAACAATTCCTTAATGATATGCCATATTAGCAGAAATGTactcatcaaaaaaaaagtttatataacattcatattaGTTGGAACAAGATAGATTAAGCAAATAATTCAGATCATGAAACTTGTTTCTTAGTTTACTTGACAAGAGTAGGAGAACAGTTTCTATCAGTATGAATCTTTCTCATCAAACAAAATCTCAAGAAAATGTTTCCCCTCCTTCTAAGGGAAGAACAGAAGAAAGGGAACCTGGCAGTCTGCCAAAGTGTTAATGTCCCCTTAGGCAAGAATGTGAATTGTTCCTGACCTAAAGTCACCATCAGTGCCTTCTGCCAGCCCAGGGCAAAGAACTTGTTCACTCTTTGGGAAGGTCAGACAACAGGGTTTTCTTTTGTACTGGCCAAAAGAGGCTTTATTTACTGAAATATATGCAAttttattgaccacaaaataccAATATGTGAGATTAATACTtttcagcctcaaaaataaatgcattaacttttttttttttttaaataaaatgttccttgtgtttatttatttatttttggtgtgcAGCTAGAGAGGCTGCCTATCTCGCCTGTCCTATGAGCCCAGTTCTGACCTTTAATGATGCATTCTCAGGAGTGAATACCTACAACCCCtctagggaagaaaataggagggGCAGCACCAATGCTGGACTAGCACCCCTCAAATAAGGACAAAACATTCTCAAGCCTGTATAAACTTGATTATCTTACACTCagtatattatttctatttcaattaTGTAGAAAAGCATTTCGAAATTGACTTTCAGTTTAGCTAAAAACAGGAAAGTCTGCTTATATGTTAGCCAAGGAGGAAGAAGCCTAGTCAGGTTTATTTGGAATTTAAGATTAAATTAgtagtaataaagaaaaaaataaatcctttggAGGCAATGGTTTTTATGTAAAATGGCCACTATTTTCAACCTACAAGATTCATTTCTTCTAATAACTCAATAATATGCCCTACTTTAAGTAAATCTGAtatcaaaaatgtaaatttattcaAGTGAtccactgagaaaagaaaaaaagaaggaaagaaaggaaaggctaTCTATCCACCTTGTTATTAAGTTTTATCCACTCCATTCTCCTTTGGGAACTTGTTACATCCAGGTTCCCTGTTCTGCTAGCATCCTcatatctcttcctttctattaGTTCCTTACTATTTATCTTTAATCAAGTATAGGCCTTTCTAAATCTGAAAAGGCATTCACTTAACCCAAGTGTCCCTTCAAGTTACCATCCTAAAAGGAGGTTCTATCTACTGGAACCATATTCTCTCAAAAATGGTTAATACAATGGTTTCatattgttatttaaattttttcatatatttgtctCATCTCCCTtaactagaatgtaaactctaaGTGGCAGAGATTATGTATACTCTTAATGTGCCTAACAACACTATGTACAAATTAGACATCTgacatttgatttaaaaattaaatgaatgaggATTCactacaatattattttaaataatgaccAACTCTTCTATATTTGAAGTATTCAGTTTATTATAATTCAATTCATACAACTTTCCAAAAACATATTACTATATGCTCAGCCCTCTTCTCATGACCCTatcagaattttttcccttttctggacTGCTACCTgaaagagttaagaagaaatgaatatgatCAAAATCTAAGAGTCAAGCACAAGGGCTAATAATTAGAATTTACTAACCTAGGCCTGCTCAGGCTGGATCTGGgaattcttacattttatttaccTGGGAGCTTCACTTCTTGGCTGAGCTTTTATAAGGATAACCAACGCTGGCTCCAACTTACTTGTCCAGCCTGGTCACCTGATTTCTCTGCAAACATTATATCTGTTTCAGTGAAACCCAATGTTTAATCTCATTTCCAGTTCTCTCTGACATCTGTATATCCTATCATTAATCCTAACTCTCTTCCAAGATCCAGTTTAGGGGCTACAAATTTTCCTTGAGcttctgcctctcatttcccaaAGCTGGTGCTGACCTCTCTCCTCTGCTCACTTGCTCAGTTGCATCATGTTGGGTTATGTTGGAGACTCAACCATCCAgctaaattgtaagctccttacgGAACTGTCACTtcctatctttgtatccccagagtgtAGCACACTacatacagtaggtatttaataagtgttcaTCTGAAGCTATAGAGCATGTGCAAAAAAGGATAATCACTGAAATACAGTCCTTCATAATAAAGCTGCAACAATGCTATAATGAGAATGTCTCTAAGGGAGGAATTTTCAACAAGGCTCCCGTTTCCACAGCACCAGCAGCCTTAATGCTTTTCTTGCCTTGCTGCTGTGGCTTCTTGGAAGCAAGAAGGGACTTTTGCAGCAAATACTTCCATTTTAACAGTGAAAAGccgaaaaatgaaaaaagaagaaccTATATTAAGCAGAAGTCTATTCACCCTCCATGTAATTGCCAGAGGAATATTCCTAACCCATATATCTCCTTTGGCACTCCACAGCTCAGaaagcttcagtggctccctattgcctggTGAATAAAATCCCAGAGACCTCTGTTTGCATCTTAAAACCCTCTACCACCTGGCAGTTCAACTTCCCTTTAAGTCTGACTCTGGGATTTCACTGGTATGAAGAACTCCCAAggaaggaaactccctctaccaatgtagcTTGCACCTGCTCTCCTTTGAGAACTGAGGAGCTAAGAGTTTTGGCTCAGGACTGCAGAGCTAGGATGGGTCAGGgatggatttgaacctaggttttcctgGCTTTGAAGACGTTCTCTCCACTATGCCATTCTGTCACTGTCAGGGCAGAGGAACAAAAGTtctgtttgtaaaaaaaaaaatgcagctgCAATCAAGAGAAGCTTCCTTATCTATGTGTTCCCTTCATCAATGGGTTCAGAGAGCAAGGAAGCATTGCTGTAAAAGTCTCCCCGCCTCCCACTTGTCCTCCACAACTGCCTCAGTGACTTTCCTTAAGGCCAGGTCTAATCAAGCTACTCTCCTACTCAATCACTTCTGTGACCACCAGGATGAACTAATAGCTCTTCTACTTGGCTTTTAAAAACCTTCACAGAGTGGCTCAAAGCCATCTTTGCAGCGTCAGCCTAACTATTAGTCTCCTGTTCATCTCCTGGGGTCCATTCAAACGGGGCTGCTCTGTTTCTCAGATACCATCCTCTATCTCCTCTGTGCCTTTGTCCAGATCATCTTCTGTGCTCAGGATGAGCTGCTCCTTCATCCTCAGCCCCTCAGAGTATCACCTAAGACAAATTTCAAGTACCCAGCACCCTCCTCTGGCTCCCAGagagctttatttattttgtgtatacagAGAGCTACAAGTCTCCTCCTATTAATACAATAGCCTTTTCACACCAGAAATTGGTTCATTTTGGGGCTTTGCATTTCCAGCTTCTGGGCCTGAGGGCACAGAGTAGGTATTCAAAAAATGAATGTGTTATGCCAGTTTCCTCTtactgttctgcctcagtttccctgaactgttctgcctcagttccttgatttgttctgcctcaatcccctggTTGCAACCTCCCTTTTCTGCTCATTTATCAGTTCAACTGAGATAATTAGGTTTGTgagatctggcattccaaaagataaaactccagatgtcctatctcagatacctaattggtatcTCTAAGtcccagacttcctggctctagttggacCTCCCCAAGTCCTTTTAAGTCCTCTCAGTTTGTgtgaatttatggtcctacccccaccctgtcagaagcAGATTGATATTGTCTTCTTGGAGATTCCTGTTCACCAGAGTGAACCTGCCCCACCCCCTGGCCTTTGTCTATCTACTGGAGCTTTAGAGCCATATATAGAAAACTCATAtttgctgctggatgctttgggcatcagccctgggggcaacatgcccccagcacaatctctccctctcaagtaaaaaaactctctaatctctctcttgcctcagtttctccagcatttgaataattttaattcatgAATTAAAGGACAGTTTACCTGTTCAAATTGTAAACAGGTAGGTAAAAGACAAAGCTAGAAGAGCAGGTTCCtaacaaatcaaataaaaactatttataaagcatatattACTAGATGTATTTAAATTTACctgttaagtcacttaacttttctgtgcctcagtttcctcaaatgaggAGGTTGTACTCAATAGCCTCCAAGATCTCCAATTCCAAATCTATATAAGGTGCATCTGCCAGTGCATAAAACCCCATCCCCAAATCCTGAATGGAATTCTTATTCCCTGACAGTATCCCAACAAAGACAGGAAGGGCAGATACATCTCCTCTAAAAAGGGAACAAtgacatttctattttactcttttaCTTCTTCTGCTCCAACTCCTGCTTATCTAATTATCTAGTGCCAACGACATGAAGAAGCACCATAAAAAAATACAGAAGTGAGATTCATCCCTATGACGACTGTATAGAGCATCCCATACTTCAGTTTCACATGTGATACCTGATTGATGATATACAATTgattttttgagttttgaataAATCTAAGTCTTAAATGAATTTCATTCTTCCATTTCTACCTACTATTGCACAACTTCTCCATTCATTTGAATGACCCACAGGTGTGGACTGAGTCACATTCTACCTAAGGAAGCAGTATGGGTTCATTCTGCTCCTAACAAAGATATGGATACTACATTCATTGTATAAATAACAATAGGGTGGATTTTAAAGACTGGACTTTACCAGAAActttcatctcttctctttcatcaGGGTTTATCTTTTCTACTGCATGAGCTACAGTACATTCCAAGACATCTGGCAGCTCCTATAATAAAGAGATAAGGTTTAAGAGTAGAGTACATAAGATAAGTATTAGTGAGTAACTAtgtttttctccttaattttgttgttgttcagtcatctcaaCTCTTTATAACtcttttggggctttcttggcaaagatactggaatggtttgccatttctctctccagctcattttacagaagtggaacaaacagggttaagtgacttgcccaaggtcacacagctagtaagtgtctgaagctacatttgaactcagattttcttgactccaagcctggcactctatccactgtgcctcctagttACCCTTTTCTTCTTAAAGCTAACTGCTTTTGAATCAAGGCAATCATAAGCAAATATTAtatcagaacaaaatgaaaacaatggaaTATTTTGCTAAAGTATAATACTTACCTTAAAAAATCCATTAGCAAAGCAATAGtacttcaaaattcaaaaaaagagaaacttttaaacaaatttattattagtattattatttttactatttacaTCATATAACTGATAAAAGAGTTCTAATGTGCTTCCAATACTGCTCAAGAAAATTTCCTATTAAACTATAATTATAAAAGAATTccaatgaaatttaaattttatgagaTGACAGTAATAAATTGTTGGTAAATATGGATTTAATGTACTTAATTTacacttgtaatattttttctctgaaggtTTCTTGCATGGATGGAGACTTTTTGCAAATCATCATAGTATTATCAAATTTCAAAGTTGGAAAGCATCTGGTTCAGCCTGTTAACTAGTAAAGTAGAGCACTGCACAACATACTTGCAAAGGCTGGGCTGGAAGGGAAATGAACTTTGCAAGGTTACTCACTTCCCTTTTATATAtcaagtttgtattttttttctcccaaatctaAATTAGAATTAACAATTTCTAATCTTTCCTCttagttttttcttctaaaaCCTAGAAAACCCAATGTGATTCTTCTCTTACACCAATACCAGTCTTTCAAATATTCAGATAGCCACTAAGTCTTATCCCTTCCAGACCAagcattcccagttccttcaaataATCTCTACACATTATTGAGGCTCTTTGCCAACCCTGCCTGCTCTCTCCCAGATGCACTTCAGACCATCAGTGCTCCTCCCAAAATGAAACACTCAAGAGTGAACCTTAACTTCAAGATAGGGCCCATTCAAAGTCCTGTATCTCCTGGGATGGCCTAAAAATTAGATCCACCTTAGACTGAACAGAAAACAGAATTGctggcaaattttttttaaacgaTTAATAACGttcttctatctctatctctctgactctgtgtctctctcttgtcattttaaacatttccaccAGAAGTCAGCTTATGGACCAAGCAGTTTCAGGGCcaagaatattttaattcaagAACCACTTTTGACTGGTGTGACTCTGCTCCAGAAAATACTCAAACTATCAGCTGTAAAGAAGGATGCCAACCTGCATTCATAGAGCAAGTTTCCTCACTTAATAATGGCAAATAAATTGCAGTTACATTCTCCTCtcctatatgtataaatacacatatatgcatgcatatgtgtgtgtatatatatatatatatgtgtgtgtgtgtatatatatatatatccatatatatatatatacacacacacacactcattagATCATTAGAATTTTATTAGGAACAATTCTATTTTGCCAATGGTGCTAGTAGAATGTTTCTGGATCAGTTGTTCTTTTGACCCCTGGtaattcaattaaaacaaatcttCATTACAAATTATCAGTTGGAATTTTTATGTTAATCCATTATGTCTTCCTCAAAAAAATGAAGACTTTCTGGAAAAGACATAATTAACTTTATGCTTATTTCTTTACTGATACAAACCATTCCAGaactaatatttaattatttacatatatttaaactTTAAAGAAAGTCATTATTTCACTTACCCGAACTAAATCAGGGCTGATTTGGGAGCTCCATTCATTCAGGGTTTTCTGAATACAATCCCGTAGCTGAAAAATAATACATTGgtcatcataattattattccatatttaaataaagagataaatCAGCTATTAGACAGTCCAGTATTATACCTTGAACAGGCCTTACAAAGTTCTGACTTCGAGACCCTGACTGCCACATCCTGGCTGTGTAAGCTTAGTGCCCCAGATAACTATTGAAAATCATTGTCTGAACAATAGCTTCTTGTCCACACTGATAAAGGCAGTCCTTAATCTGGACAGAAAAAGAACaagctaaataataaaaatgattaataaaaagcAATCACAATTTCAGAGTTGGGGACAGCTAGacagtgcaatggatagagcaccagacttgaagtcagggggacccaagttcaaatctggcttcagacacttaacacttcctagctgtgtgaccctgggcaagttacttaaccccaattgcctcagcaaaaaaaaaaaaaaaatttcaggctTTGGATAAAATGTTATCCAAAGGGTCAAATCCATACCTATtttccattttagagttgaagttgaggccattttatttttaaaaaggaaacaatgccagttaaaatatctaaaattctAAAAGGCAATATCTTAAACActtcaaaatcataaaattttagaactagaatTAGAAAACTTAAGTTAAATTATACCTTTCTGATTTGGTAGAGAACTATCTAAAATGCAGGAATCAGCTTGAATAATATATAGTAATTAGTATGAGTTATTCACTGAGAGTTGGGAAAGCATCTCAAACAATTATCGAACAACCATAACAAAAATCACAAACTCCTATGTAATGTTCCTACTGCTGctccaaaagcaagaaaaataatggatttCAAATTCCCCAAGGGCCGAGACAATGTCCTGTTCGTTTCTGTAATCTGCCCAATGATTGCTAGCACAGTGATTAGAATATGCAAGGCTCTCAACTGTTATGAGTAATTAGATTCAAGGTTCAGAATTAGAAACATCCTTTCTGTTAGTAATAGGACAGCATGGGCCATGGGCTTCTTCTCTCATCACCTGGACTGAGATTGCATAAGACCAAAATGTTGGTTTATATTAcacatttattatcatttttaaaaaatgaatataatttattgatTTGTCAACCACCATAGTTTTTGGAGGGAGATATATATGCTCATCTGTAGATATTCTCTGGGGACCATGATGCAGTAAAAAGTGTATGGGTGATCAAACCCTCATTCTGCCACTTCTTTTGTGGCCTTGtaccttctttattttctcatctgcaaataaAGAGAATGGATTAAATGATGTATAAGGCtcctcttccaattctaaatccatgaACTTATGAAAATTCATGAGACACATATATGATTTTCTGGAGAACACTGATtataccaggaactgtgctataACATGGACAAAAAAACgggcaaaaaatagtccctgctcatAAGGAGCTCCCAGACTAATGAAACATTAGACTACAGAGCTAAAAGTCTCCAACCATTCCATGAAGGGCACTTCCACTGCTGGAGAGCCAAGTCATTTGTGTACAAAAGATTTTCCTGCTGAGTTTTTTCAGGTGAGGAGGGTAGTGAGTTATATATACATTATCTAAGGACCTACTTGGCTAAATTCAGGAATGCTTAGCATGGAGAAAGCTGGCCACaggtgaagtttttttttttttttcttttgccaaaatAACACAAAAAACATGTCTGCAAAATGTGGAAATTGAATCGGGAATCTTTTGAAGTTTAATTAATGGTATGCTTTAACTGATCAAATTCCATTTCAACAAAAAAACAGgctaaaaaaagatttcaaagtcCTACATATTCATGGTCCATTTATTTCAtacaatatttgataaaatttaactctagtaaagcaaaagaaaacaaaagtgctCTGAACTTTATGGTAATGGGACTTACAGGGTTAACTTTTTTCATCCAAAGATCTCATAACAATTTTCATATTCAGGTCAGTgtggaaagaatgaatatatTTACTGAATCTAGAGGTgcacattcattaaaaaaaaaaaaaaagcaactattgagataaagatatactggttAAGATAGAATGTGGATACAAAAGAAGGTACAGGTTCTAATGTACAACATAGTCAtagtaaaactttaaaatatgtacTAAACCCCTCAGTATGTACCTAAGTCAgccactaggtggcacagtggacagagtgctaggCCCCAAGTCCAGAAGACGCATCTTTCtgagagttcaaatgtgacctcagataattTTTTGTTGTGTGAtcccctgggccagtcacttatccctgtttgccttaattcttcatctgtaaaatgagtggagaagaaaatggccaacctctccagtatctttgccaaggaaactccaaatggagtcaagaagagttggatataTCTGAAATGACTTAATAACAATGTACCTAAGCTCCTTCCTTCAAGGAATACAAGCTAATTTTATAGTCAGCCTAAGCAAAATATAATTAGAGAGGTAAATTTATTACAAGAGAATATACTGTATTCAGAAAAGAAGATGAGCAAGACTTTCCAGCTCCTGCCTGACTCAGGGTCTTCCATCTTTCCTAAAGCAATGACTCCCATCTGGGCCAGGCCCTGGCAATGTCCACCTTCTGTTACTTTGACCTCAGGCTTTCCCATCTCCTGCTGGGCCTGGCCCTTGAGGGATGAAGAAAGCTGgtatgaaaagggaagaaagaatcgTCTTTGTTCTTTGGAGCAGGTTCAACTTTCATCTCCTTCTAAACCCTCTTCTGCCTAATCTCCACAttttggagggaagaaaaggagtgaAGCTCCCCCACCTGACTCTGGACTTACTACACTACCTCCACATGGATCTCCAAGTCTCTTTGGGAAGAGGGTGATTGATGCCTTCCACTTAATGATGAATATTCTTACACCCGGTCCCATCCTTTATGTCCAGGTCATTCAGAACTCCTCATCCAAACCTCCATTCCCCAACCCCAGCTTCCCAATTTCTTATTCACATCCATTCAAATTTCACCACAAAGTCTCAACCAAAAATGTCCCAGCCCTTCCACTATTCCCTCTGGAAGGCCTGTTCCACAGGCAATAAATTTCCCTTTATCCTAAATCTTGTTACGGAAACAGTCTTCTTGGTCATTCTGTCCAGTCCTGCCTGCACCTCTACTTATTCTCCTCAGTTCACTGATCAAGACATAGGAGTTGGAATGTTCCTTGCTTGTCTTTCAGACATCTGTAACTGGATGTCCaataaacatcttaaacttaacatgtccaatggaactcattatctttccccctaaattctCCCCACCTCCGGTCCCACTTACTGTAGAGAACACCACCATTCTCTGTCTCTAAGGTCTGAAACCTGAAGTTGACCTGGATTCCTCACTCTCAGCTCTatctcccatatccaatctgttaccaAA
This window contains:
- the GCLM gene encoding glutamate--cysteine ligase regulatory subunit isoform X2 — its product is MGTDSHAAGLLLRRASTLHLQTGNLLNWGRLRKKCPSSHREELRDCIQKTLNEWSSQISPDLVRELPDVLECTVAHAVEKINPDEREEMKVSAKLFIVGSNSSSMRSAVEMACSALGIAQLDSVIIASPPVEDGVNLALEHLQPYWEELENLVQNKKVVAIGTSDLDKAQLEQLYQWAQVKPNSNQVNLASCCVMPPDLTAFAKEFDIQLLTHNDPKELLSEASFQEALQESLPDIRANEWVPLWVLRYSVIVKSRGIIKSKGYIIQAKRRDS
- the GCLM gene encoding glutamate--cysteine ligase regulatory subunit isoform X1 — protein: MGTDSHAAGLLLRRASTLHLQTGNLLNWGRLRKKCPSSHREELRDCIQKTLNEWSSQISPDLVRELPDVLECTVAHAVEKINPDEREEMKVSALKSECLPTCFVFIWCPAKLFIVGSNSSSMRSAVEMACSALGIAQLDSVIIASPPVEDGVNLALEHLQPYWEELENLVQNKKVVAIGTSDLDKAQLEQLYQWAQVKPNSNQVNLASCCVMPPDLTAFAKEFDIQLLTHNDPKELLSEASFQEALQESLPDIRANEWVPLWVLRYSVIVKSRGIIKSKGYIIQAKRRDS